GGTGTTTACCGGCATGATCGGCGTGACGCTTTTCGGCCTGCTGCTGACGCCGGTGTTCTATGTGGCGCTGCGCAAGCTGGCGGGGCACCAGCCGCACCTTGCGCCAGTGCCAACGCAGGAACCAGTGCCAAAGCAGGAACCAGTACCGCAGCAGGAACAGGTCGCAGCGGCAGCCAACGGCTGACGATGATGCGCAGCAACCCGCGCATCAGGTGCGGCGCTCCTCATCCCGATCCTTGAGATACGCCCTGCTGCCGCGATTGGGCCTGTCAGCCGGCCGTGCACCAGGCGCCGGTATCCAGCTGGTAGCACACCGCATCGTCCATCAGACAGGACTGCGCCGTGGGCACCTGCGTGTCACCGGCGAAGCAGTTGCGGGGATAGGCCGGTGCCAGATAGGCGGGTACCGGAGACTGTACGTAGGTAGTGGGCGTGCCGGTGAGGTCACACCAGAATCCATCCATACTGGTGGTGTTGCTGCAGCCCGCCGCGAGTATCACCGCGGCGGGAAGTATCCAGCGCTGTTTCATAGGGGGTTCCTTCCATGAACCTTTTATATGAACCTGAATCGATAATTGCCGACTCAGGAAGCTCAACGCAGACCGTTCGCCGCGGTAACGCGGCGGGCAGTCTCCGGGTTTCCCATGCTTACTTTTCGTAAACGATACAGCGGCGCCCACCGGAGATTTCATAACACTGGGCCGTAGCCGGGCAAATGGAACCGGGCGCCAACTCTTCGGCATCACCCGGACAACCGTCGTAATTGGTTTTCTGCTCGGTGTGCGCCGGTGCACGGGGGATGGGTGCACTGTTAGGGTAGACCACTTGATCGCGCACGCTGCTGGTACCACAGGCCGACATCAATGACGCTGCCGCCATCAGGGAAAATATCATCGCTCGTTTGCGCATGGTGCCCTCCTGCACGCTCTTTGGTACTTTGCCAAGCTCACTCGCCGCCGCTGCAGATCCGGATCAGTAAACACGCATCACGGGGAAAAACCAGCACGGCGACCCCACATTACTATCACTGGACTCAATTGCACAGTGGCGACCTGGTCTGGCTGACAGTGAGTTACTGGGCATATAGTTTCCCGCTTCCACAAACTCTCCCCCCTGGTAATTTTCAACCGGAGAGTAGAAGAACGGGTCAGTGTTCTGTTCATCATCATAGGGGGCGAATATACAACCTTGTAACTGTAACACCGCGCCCAGTGCTACAACGGCCATCCCTGTACGCTTCATGGTACGACTACCTCATATTTCTTTCGATACCACTTTCTTTTTCGGTATCCGCTATCTTGCGGTCCACGCGGATAGATCCGATATTTTCAGTTTAGCCGCCTTGCGCACCAAACCACCACCGATCAAAATACAAACAAAAATATCGGCGCAGAAATAGTCAAAAAGAAAATTCTGGCGACGATAACGCAAAACGGCACCGCACACTTTGCCACCAGGGTTCCGTCTTTTTAATAAGCAAAAAAAAGCGCCAGACGGTTTCCCGCCTGGCGCTTTTTTACTGATGACCACAGCCGGTATTACAGCAGCAGTCGACGCACGTCGGCCAGCACACCAGCCAGGTAGGTCAGGAAGCGACCCGCGTCACCACCGTTCACCGCGCGGTGGTCGTAAGACAGTGCCAGGGGCAGCATCTTGCGCGGCTCGAATTCCTTGCCGTTCCATTCCGGACGAATGGCCAGCTTGGAAACACCGAGAATACCCACTTCAGGCGCGTTGACGATCGGCGTAAAGCCGGTGCCGCCGATGGCGCCGAGGCTGGAGATGGTAAAGCAGGCACCCTGCATGTCGCGGGGTTTCAGCTTGCCATCGCGGGCAGCAATCGCCATCGCAGTGGCTTCTTCCGCCAGCTCGTACAGGCCTTTCTTGTCTACGTCTCGGATTACCGGAACCATCAGGCCCTTCGGTGTATCCACTGCCATACCGATGTGCACGTAGTCCTTCTTGACGATGTGCTCGCCATCGTTGTGCAGGGATACGTTGAAGCTCGGCACTTCGCGCAGCGCAGCCGCCGCGGCTTTCAGCAGGAACGGCACCGGAGTGAGTTTCACACCGCGCTTCTCTGCTTCGGCTTTCATCGCCTTGCGGAAATCTTCCAGCTCGGTAATGTCCGCATCGTCGAACTGGGTGACGTGAGGCACGTTCAGCCAGTTGCGGGACATATTCGCCGCGGTGAGCTTGTGGATCTTGCTCATGGGCTCCACATTCACCGGGCCGAACTGGCTGAAGTCGATTTCCGGCATTGGCGCAATACCGATACCTCCGCCAACGCCAACAGAACCGCTTTCCGCCTTCTTCACCTGCTCTTTGATGTAGGCGTGCAGGTCGTCCTTGGTAACGCGGTTGCGCGGGCCGGTAGGCTTGACCTTGTTCAGGGTCACACCCAGCTCGCGCGCCAGTTTGCGCACCGCGGGGCCGGCATACACCTCGGCAGAAACCGTGAGGTCCCGCTCCAGGTGCGGATCGCGCTTGGGCGCTTCCTGCGGAGCTTCCGCTTCGCTCGCGGCCGCAGGTGCCGGCGCATCGGCAGGCTTGGATTCTGCAGATTTGGATTTGGCTGGCGCGGCTTCACCGCCACCGCTCTCGCCCGCAGAAAGGGTCTTGATCTTGCCGATCACGTCACCGGTGGAAACCTTGTCGCCTTCCTTCACGGAGATGGAAACGATGGTACCGGAAGCGGAGGACGGTACGTCCATGGACGCTTTGTCGCCTTCAACAACGATCAGGGCGTCGCCCTCTTCCACTTCGTCACCGGCGGAAACGGAAATCTCGATCACATCGACGGCATCGGCACCGCCGAGATCCGGGACCTTGAGCTCCTCTTCCTTCTCTTCGCCACCAGCGGAAGATGCCTCTTTGGAGGGCTCCTCGGCCGGCTCGGATGCCGCTTCTTCGGGTGCCTCGGATTTTTCTTCCGCGGGTTCTTCAGCGCTGTCGTCGTCGGATTGGCCTTCGCCTTCCACTTCGATTTCGCCAATAACGTCGCCTTCGGAAACCTTGTCACCTTCCTTGACGGAAATACTCAGGATCTTGCCGGCAACGGGTGCGGGAACGTCCATGGAGGCCTTGTCGCCCTCCACTACAATCAGCGCATCCTCTTCGGCGACCGTGTCTCCGGCCGCGACCGCGATTTCAATGACATCGACCTGATCGGCACCGCCGAGATCAGGCACTTTAATGACTTGTTTTGCCATAATGCTTTGCCTTATTCCTTAACAGCGGGTTTAGACCAGACGCGGATTCACTTTTTCCGGGTCGATGTTGAGCTTCTTGATCGCATCCGCCACTTCACTGGCTTCGATCACACCCTGCTTCGCCAGGCCGCTCAGCGCTGCGATGGCCACGTAGTTGCGGTTCACTTCGAAGAAGCGGCGCAGCTGCTCGCGGCTGTCACTGCGGCCGAAGCCGTCGGTGCCGAGCGCGATCATGTCGCCATCGATAAACTCACGCAGAGGCTCCACGTAGGCGCGGATGTAATCAGTAGAGATCACTACCGGCGCCTCGTTCCCTTCAAACTGCTCGGTAACCCACGCTTTGCGCGGCTCTTCCGTGGGGTGAAGCATGTTCCAGCGCGCCACGTCCTGGCCCTCGCGGGCCGCTTCGGTAGCGGAGGTCAGGTTCCACACGTCGGAAGTTACGCCAAATTCGTCAGCGAGAAGGTCTGCCGCCGCCTGTACTTCGCGTAGAATGGAGCCGGCACCGATCAGCTGTACGTGTTTCTTCGCTGCCTTGCCTTTGCCTTTCTTGCGGGAATTGGCATCCAGCTTGTAGATACCGCGGATGATGCCTTCCTCGACACCTTGCGGCATTTCCGGCTGTACGAAGTTTTCGTTCTCGATGGTGACGTAGTAGAACAGGTTTTTCTGCTCTTCGTACATCTCCTTGAGGCCGTGACGGATGATTACCGCCAGGTCGAAACCGAAAGCCGGGTCGTAGCTCTTACAGTTCGGAATAGTGCCGGACAATACCAGGCTGTGTCCGTCCTGGTGCTGCAGGCCTTCGCCATTCAGGGTGGTGCGGCCGGCAGTGGCGCCGATCAGGAAGCCGCGCGCCTGCATGTCGCCCGCCGCCCAGGCCAGATCGCCGATGCGCTGGAAGCCGAACATGGAGTAATAGATGTAGAAAGGCACCATCGGCACGCCGTGGTTGCTGTAGGCCGTCGCCAGTGCGATCCATGCGGACATGGCGCCGGCTTCGTTGATGCCCTCTTCCAGTACCTGGCCTTTCTTGTCTTCTTTGTAATACATGATCTGGCCGTGGTCGACCGGGGTGTATTTCTGCCCCTGAGAGGAGTAGATACCCAGCTGACGGAACAGACCTTCCATACCGAAGGTACGGGCCTCGTCCGGCACGATGGGCGCGACGTTCTTGCCCATCTTCTTGTCTTTTACCAACACCGACAGTGCGCGTACGAACGCCATGGTGTTGGAAATTTCGCGGTCGCCGGAGCCCTTGGTGAGCGCGCTGAATGCGTCCAGTTCCGGGATTTCCAGTTTCGCCACTTCGGTACTGCGGGACGGTACCGGGCCACCCAGGGACTTGCGGCGTTCCGCCATATACTTCATTTCCGGGCTGTCGGGCGCCGGACGGTAGTACGGGACTTCCTCGATTTCCTTGTCGGTAATCGGGATCGCGAAGCGGTCGCGGAAGCGCTTGAGCGATTCGGTGTCCATTTTCTTGACGTTGTGGGTATCCATGGCCGCTTCACCCGCGGCACCCAGACCGTAACCTTTTACGGTCTGCGCCAGAATCACGGTGGGCTTGCCTTTGCTCGCCATGGCTTCTGCGTATGCCGCGTAAACCTTGTACGGGTCGTGGCCGCCGCGGTTGAGCTTCATGATTTCGTCATCGGAGAGGTCTTTCACCATCTCCTCGAGCTCTGGGTATTTGCCGAAGAAGTGCTCGCGGGTATAGGCACCCCCATTGGCTTTGAAGTTCTGCATCTCGCCATCGACGGTCTCGTCCATGACTTTCTGCAGCAGGCCTTTGTCGTCTTTCTCCAGCAGCGGATCCCACAGGCGGCCCCACAGCACTTTAATTACGTTCCAGCCGGCACCGCGGAAGACGCCTTCCAGTTCCTGCACAATCTTGCCGTTACCACGGACCGGGCCGTCCAGACGCTGCAGGTTACAGTTGACCACGAACACCAGGTTTTCCAGGTTCTCGCGACCGGCCATGGAGATGGCGCCGAGGGTTTCCGGCTCGTCACACTCGCCATCACCCAGGAATGCCCACACCTTGCGATCGCCGCGCGGAGACAGACCGCGGGCGGACAGGTAGCGCATGATATGCGCCTGGTAGATCGCCTGGATCGGCCCCAGGCCCATGGATACGGTGGGGAACTGCCAGTATTCCGGCATCAGCCACGGGTGCGGATAAGAGGACAGGCCCTTGCCGTTTACTTCGCGACGGAAGTTGTCCAGCTGCTCTTCATCGAAGCGGCCTTCCAGATAGGAGCGGGCATAGATACCCGGCGCGCTGTGGCCCTGGAAGAAGATCAGGTCGCCGCGCTCTTCGCCCTCGTTGCCGCGGAAGAAGTAGTTGAAGCCCACATCGTACAGCGTCGCCGCAGACGAGAAGCTCGCGATATGGCCACCGAGGCTATCGCTGTTGGAGTTGGCGCGAACAACCATCGCCAGTGCGTTCCAGCGAATCAGTGAACGGATGCGGCGCTCCATGAACAGGTCGCCTGGCATCCGCTTTTCCGCTTCCGGCGGAATGGTATTGCGATAAGGGGTGGTGATGGCCGCCGGCAGCTGAACGCCAATGTTCGTGGCGCGGTCAGACAGCTGTTTCAGCAGGAACGCAGCGCGCTCTTTGCCGCTGAAGCGGATGACCGCCTGCAGCGCGTCCAGCCATTCCTGCGTTTCCTGGTTATCGGTTTCTTCGTGCATCAAATGCTCCTCGGCGAATATGCGACGTCGAGTCGGTGTTTTTATCGTCAGAATTTTTGCGCCGCAACAGTACCCCAAAGACCGGGGAAGCCCCCTGCGCTCGTCACTGAATGCGCCAATTTGCCGCCTCGAGTGGCGGAAAAGCAGCGCTCACTGTTCAGTATTTCGACACTGACGGTGAATTCAGAGGGACTGTGCGACCTGAATACCGCCGGCCGGAATCCCTTTCGGAGGTTCCTGTAAACCGGCTCGACTTTGAATTCGGCGTTGAATCCAAGCCCGCTTTATCAGAAATGCGACCTGTCGGACGCCGACAAAACGGGATGCAAGTGCTCAAGCGGGGGCGATTGTAGTATTACTACAAAGGTTTTTCCAGACAGGACGATTAGTAACAATTAAAACCAAATTGTAAAACAAATATTTGCCAAACAGGCATTTTAGCGGAATAAATGATGGAGAAAGACGGGTATAGGGTGACAAAATTGAGTCCAAAAGTACGCCCCTGGTCACACTTTTGCAGAGGTGCGTACTATTGTGGGCACGAGCGTGCAAGGTCAAACCGCCCACAAAGGCAGTCTGCACCGACCTTCTACAGGTCGCTTCGCCCCCTCAGAAACCTACAGACAATAAGGGATAAAGAGGCAGTTCGAACGGCACACCACGACCGACAACAGAACCCCTTCTCTTACAGCTGAACCAGATCTGCTTCACCGAGGTACTCCGCGTAAACAAGAAAACGCAGCGGACCGCCGGCATCCAATGCATTAAACGGGTAACAGGTCACCAGCAGCAGTCCACGCTCGGAAAAAACCGGCAACTCGGAATGCCGGCTATCCACAACGCCGGTGTGCCGAACCCGGAATCTTTGCCAACGTCCGTTTGCCTCCTGTAAATGTACTTCCATTCCGGGCTGCAATCGGCCCAGCCCGCGAAAGTGCGTATCGCGATGCGCGGCGATGACCGTGGTGCGGGGTTGCTGCGCCTGGCGAGGATCCCCCGGCAGCGCGGAGGCCTCGTGTAACCCCGGGCCAAATGCCAGCGCCTGGCCACTGGTGCCCGCCAATACCATTAGCGGTGCCTCCTGCCCCAGCTGGAGGCTGGCCACCGGCCATGTATCCGCCCAGGGCCAGGGTTTTCGCTGCTCTCCGGTAGTGAGTTGTTGAGACCAGGCGCGGGCAATCAGTATTTGCGACAACTCCGCCTTGACCAGCATCCAGGAGCTCGCTGCCAGCTGCCAGAGTCCCACACCAATAAGGAGGTACGAAAGCGTCCGCCAGACTTTCACCGCATGCCCCCGTTCGCCAACTTCAGCTTCGCTTCCAGACGCGAGCGCCGCTGGCGTACATCCGGTACACGACGGCGCAGCCATCGGCGCGCTGTCCGCGCCAGATATGCAGCGCATTTTCTACAACTGAATCCGCGTAAGCGATTGCGCAGACGACGCTGCCCGCGCAATACCAACCCCACCGTCAACGACAGCACTGCCATCAGCATGTGCGCGTAGATACCGAGTCCTGTGGATGGGTAGGCACCAGATTGCAACACCTGCCCACGGGCGACGGCGTTAGGCACCGGCGACGACTGTAGATCCGCCTCCGCAGGGCGCACCGGCGTTTCTTCCACGGCCACAAAACTGGTATAGGGACTGGCCAGCTGATAATTCAGCGCCAGTGCCAGGATCTGCTCTTTGAGGGAATTCCCGCTTCCAGGGAGAGCCCGCTGCTCGGCACGCAATGCGGCAATTTTGGATCGCGCCCACAGGCTGCCAATACTCATCTGCTCTGAGTCGACCGCGAGACCAGCGAGGGACAGGTTGCGTCGAAAGCGCTTGCCAGCCAGACGGCCGCTGATCTCAATATTTCCAGCTTCCGCCCTCCCTGGCAGATCGCCTTCCACCCGGGCAATCAATCGTACCGGCTCTCCACGATAAAGGTCTGGCAGTTTTTTCGGGTAGGCTTCCACCACCAGCCCCGCCGGCCAGCGGATTTGCAGATCGGTGACCAGTGGATTTTCCAGTTTGGCGAACAGCCTCTGCATCTGCTGCTGCACTTCCTTCAGGTCACCAATCTGCACAAAGGCACCGCGCCCGTATTCCGCAGCGCGCGCCATAAAGTGACTGTTGGGCGCAGAACCGATGCCCACGGGAAACAGCCGCACCTGCCCCAACCGCTGGCGGATAATCTCGAACAGCGCGCTCTCGTTACCGACGGCCCCATCGGTAATAAATACCACCTGTCGAACCAGCTCACCGGGTTCATCACTCAGCTGCTGCGACAGTGCCTCCTTGAGGGCCGGAGCCATTTCCGTACCGCCGCGCGCCTCTAAGGATTCCACCCAATCACGGGCACGTTGAACAGTTTCGGCCGAGGCCTGGACCGGCCTAGGATAGAAATTCTGATACTGGCTGTTGAACTCGATCACATTAAACCGGTCCCTGGTGCCCAGTCGATTCAATGCCAGCAACAGACTCTCTTTAGCCTGACGTATTGAACTACCACTCATGGAACCGGACGTATCCACAACGAATATCACTTCCCTTGGCAACTTCCTGCTTACCGCAGCACCGCTGTCCGGGGGCAACATTAGCAGCTGCAGAAAATGATCCCCCGCCGCACTTTCCCCACCCCGCTCCGCAAACAGGGCGGCGGAAGGCATGGCGGAGGTTTGCGGTCGCCAGTAGAGGGCAAAATCCCGATCCATATTTGAATGGCCGTTTTTCAGTACTACCCGATAGCGATGTTCGGCCTGTCGATTGAAATCAATCTCATGGTAGGGGCTGTAAATATCTGCCAGTGGCAGCCCCATCCCCAGATCTACAGAAATGGATACCTGATGACTGCCAGTGGCGGACAGTTCCTGCATGGGCATCATGGTGGGCGTGATTTTATCGGCGTCTGCAACCTGATCCGTCGGCAGTGCCCAGCCATGGGAATTGAGCCCGACGGTTTGCTCTTCCGCGATGGGAGTGCCGGGAATATAACGGGGTGTCAGTGTGGTAGGCAGGCGCAGGCTGAATTTACCCTGATCAAAACGCAGCGTCTGTAAATAGCGAACCTCCACGGAAATTTTCTCACCCGGTGCGATATTGGCGATGCGACTGGTAAACAGGTTGGGGCGCTGCTGCTCCAGCAGCGCCGCCCGCTTTCCAGCAGCGCGAGCCTCTTTGTAGATCTTCTGCGCCTGCTGCCGTTCGCGCACTTTTCCCACAATGCGCCGCTCGCCAATACGGATTTCCAGTCCGTTGACGGCGGCGTTTTCCGGCAGTGGCAGCACGTAGACCGCCTCCTGCCACTGATCGCTGCGGTTGGTAAATTTCTGCTCCAGTGTCACTTCTGCAGCGAGACCACGTACGTTCACCTGTACTTCTGTACCCAGGTGTAACGCCGGCTTGTAGCGCCCCGGTTGCTGGCTTTTGAACAGCAGATCGCCACTGCCGGTATCATTGATGGAGACCGTCTCTTCCCCCACCATCTCCTGTGCACGCGCACCCACCGCGGCCACCAGTACCGCAATGATGGTTACCAGAAACAGCAACCAGCTTCCGCCATGGCGCCTGCGGTTGCGACGGCGATAGTATTCGTCGGTCGGTAAAATCAGCAGTTCGCGATCAATACGCGGGGGATGAAAAAAAGGACGGTTCACTGGGGCCTCCACAATCTGGGTTGATGGAGACATTAAACCGGGGCAATCGGGCAGAGGACGGGAAGGATCCGGGCAGGAGGAGGGTCAATTATGGCGAATTGTGGCAGGTATCAAAAAAGCCGGCACAGTGGCCGGCTCTTTTCTTCAGGAACAAACTCAGTCAATCAGACCATACTCATCCCGAAGCACCTGGATGATTTCTGCTTTCGGGTTATCGGAGATCTCGAGTTTTTCACCAATGACTTTTTCCGCAATCCCCACGTAAGTCGCGGAGACATTCTTCAGCATGGACTCCGGCAGTTCATTGTCCCGCGCCAGCGCCTCGCGCTCATCCATACGATCCTTGTTCAGCAGAATATCGGGGTCCGGGAAGTGGTTCAGCAGCGCCTGGCGGAAGCCCTCTTTCGAATTTTCCACAACCTGGCCATTGCGGTACTGCTCGCCATCCCAGATTCGCGAGGAATCCGGCGTCCCCACCTCGTCCATATAAATCAGTTTTTCATTGCCCGCGGCATCGGTGACGTAACCAAATTCGAACTTGGTATCCACAAATACCTGATCCACTTTCTCCAGCGCCGCAGAGATCACATCGAATCCCTCTTTCAACAGCTTCTCATACAGAGCGATATCATCCGCGGAGCGGAAGTTGAAGGCAGCAAAGTTATCCTGGATATTCTGGCGGGTAATGTTGACATCATCCGCCTCCGGTACCCCGGGGATCCCCCTGAGAATACCTTTGGTAGAGGGAGTGATCAGCAACTCCGGGAGCTTCTGGTCTTTCCGCAGACCGTCGGGCAATTCGATACCACAAAATTCCCGCTCGCCCTTGCTGTAAGCGCGCCACATGGAGCCAGTAATATACTGGCGGGCAATGGCCTCGATCATTACCGGGCGCGCCTTCTGCACAATCCACACCGCCGGGTGCGGAATATCCAGAATATGGCTGTCCGCCAGCCCCTGCTCCTTGAACAACCGGAACCAGTGATTGGAAATCGCATTCAGCGCAGCGCCCTTACCCGGCACCCCGCGCATACCGCCCTCACCTTTCCAGATACAATCGAACGCGGATATCCGGTCGGAAATCACCATCACCGCCAGCGGCGCATCGGGCGTTACCGGATAGCCCTTCTCTTCGATCAGGCGGCGACTGTCCGCTTCGCTCAGCCAGTATACGGAGCGCACTTTGCCACTGTGGACAGGCTTGTCGGTGCGGATGGGCAAATCGTTGTTGACCGCCAGTACTTTGTCAGCAAGGCTCATGGATCTTTCCTATCTAAATACAGGTGTGATTTCAGGGGTACGGAAGGGAGAACACCACCGAGGACCTGCTCAGAAGTCCCCGATTCAGAAATTCCCGGGCCCGCGTCAGAGGCTCCCTGCCCCGCGGGGGGATTACGGCGGCAAATTCTAGCAAATCCCCGACCATTACTCATGAGCGGAACAGCATGAACCAAGCAGGCCGGGTAAGCCCGATCAGGCATCCGGCCCCGGTTCCGGGGGTTCCAGCACTTCCCGTGCCTGCCACTCGGCCTGGTGTTCACTGGTGGGCCAGGCGTTCAGAATGGCCTTGAACAGGGTTGCCAGCGGAATAGCGAAAAACACGCCCCAGAAACCCCAGATACCGCCAAATACCAGTACCGCAAGAATAATTGCCACCGGATGCAGGTTTACCGCCTCAGAAAACAGAATCGGCACCAGCACGTTGCCATCCAGCAGCTGGATCATGCCGTAGGCGAAGATCAGCCAGAAAAACTCGCTGCTCCAGCCCCACTGGAACAGGCCGATCGCCGCCACCGGAATAGTGACGACGGCGGCACCGATATACGGGATCAGCACCGAAAGCCCCACCGCAACCGCCAGTAACAGGGCATAGTTCACATCCAGCAGCAGGAAGGCGGCATAACTCACCACCGCCACAATGGCGATTTCAATCACCTTGCCGCGCACATAATTCGCCACCTGGTCGTTCATCTCATACCAGATCTGGCGCAACATGGGACGCTGGTGGGGCAGAAAAGAAGCGCACCAACCCAGCAGTCTGCGGGAGTCCTTGAGAAAGAAAAATACCAGGATCGGCACCACCACCGCATAGATCAGAAAAGCCGCCAGGATTGGCAGGTTGGCAATGGAGAAGGTGACCACGGTCTGTCCCAGCGACCCCAGTTCACTGCCAAGGGTATTGAATATCTCATCGATCTGGGCCGCGCTCACCAGTCGCGGGTAGCGATCCGGCAACAGCAGCAACAGTTCCTGACCTCGGTCGATCATGTTCGGTAACTCGGAGAACAGACGCACCGCCTGACGCCAGATGATCGGCAACACCACGAACAATAGTGCGACGATGGTTCCCACCAGTACCAGGCAGGCGATGGTAACCGCCAGCCAGTGCGGCACCTTCCAGGATGTCAGCCGCTGTACCATCCCCTGCAACAGGAACGCGATCACCAATGCCGCCAACACCGGCGCCAGTACTTCCCCCAGGGTTGCCAGCACTACCAGAGCCGCCACCAGCAGCAAGCTGAGGATGACCACCTCTTCCTGGCCGAAATAGCGATTAATCCAACTACGTACAATCGCGAACATACTTTTACTGTTTCTCCTGCCGGTTTTTCACCGCCGTATTCGATATCAGGCCTGAAGCCAGTAGTGATACTCATCGCCGCGGCGTTCACTGCGCAACAGCGGCACCCCGCTCAAACGGGAAAAACTTGCGAAATCCGCCTCTGAACCGGGATCTGTCGCAATCACATGTAACAGCTCCCCGGGACTCCGCTGGCGCAGCGCTCTGCGCATGGCCAGCAATGGCTGCGGGCAAGGCAGCCCGCGGGCATCTACCCTGTATGCTGAGTCCCAATCCCGCGCTGCCGTCATGGCCTGTTTGTCTGATCCAGTCATTGCGCCACCGTTGTACCGAGCTGTTGTACCGAGCTGTGAACCCAAGGGTGAACGGAGAGTACAGAATTAAGAGGTCAAAAGCGTAAAAATCGGTAAAGCCGTGGATTATAACGGCCGTAAGCGGTCAAAGGGCAGAACCTTTTCAAGTAACGCTGATCAAAACCTCGACAGTCTCACAGGGTTACGTATAGTGTTAGCGGTAGGTATTACCGGCAGGCGCAGTTGAAATATGACCGATAATTACTCCAAATTCATCTCCTCCGCCACCGATCGATGGCAGCGGCTGGTCAATGGATCCGTTGCGCTTGCCCGTGGGCTCGCCCTCGGACTGCTGCTGGGCGGTGCGCCGCTGGGCGCAACCGCCCAGGACGACCACCATATCCGCCTGCCGGAGCTGGGCGACTCCAGTAGTGGCCTGGTATCCCGCGGGCGGGAAAAAGAGCTCGGCCAGATGTGGCTGCGCATGTTCCGCAGCCAGGTAGCCACCTCCCACGACGCACTGCTACAGCAGTATGTGGAAAACTCCCTCAAATCCCTGGCACAACACAGCCCACTCGAGGACAAGTCCCTCGACGTGGTGGTGGTCAAAAATGAGACCATGAACGCCTTCGCGGTCCCCGGCGGCGTAGTGGGTGTTCACACCGGCCTGTTCCTGTTTGCGGAAAACGAAGATCAGTTCGCGTCCGTGCTCGCGCACGAACTGGCGCACTTGAGCCAGCGCCATTACGCCCGCTCCCTCGAGGCCCAGCGCAACAGCACCATTCCCACTCTGGCAGGCATGCTGGGCGCCCTGGTGCTGGCAGCAACCGCCGGTGGCGATGCCGGCCTCGCCGCCATGACCGCAACACAGGCGGCGGCTCTGGACAGCCAATTGCGCTTCTCACGCCAGAATGAACAGGAAGCGGACCGGGTCGGTATCGAGACCCTGGCCAAGGCGGGCATGGATCCGCAGGCAGCCGGGGAAATGTTCGAACAGATGCTCAAGGCCACCCGCTACTACCGCCGTCCGCCGGAGTTCCTGCTCACTCACCCAGTCACAGAGAAACGGATTGCAGACGCCAAACTGCGCGCCAACCGCATGGAGAAAATCCCCCTGCGGGATAGCCGCGAATACCACCTGATGCGCGCGCGGATCCGGGTCAATGCGGAAGCCACGCCGCAGCAGGCCGTAAAACGCTTCCAGGCGGAACTGCGCGGCATCAACGATAACGAAGATGCCGCCCGCTACGGCCTCGCACTGGCCCAGAATGCCGCAGGCAAGCCGGATACCGCCCTGGAAACCCTGCAGCCCCTGCTGGACAAGGAGCCGGATAAAGACGCCTTCGTCCTCGCGCGGGCAGATATCGATCTCACGCGCCACGATTACACCAATGCAACCAGGCGGCTACAGCAGGCGGTGGACAAAAGCCCCA
The Microbulbifer celer DNA segment above includes these coding regions:
- the aceF gene encoding dihydrolipoyllysine-residue acetyltransferase, translated to MAKQVIKVPDLGGADQVDVIEIAVAAGDTVAEEDALIVVEGDKASMDVPAPVAGKILSISVKEGDKVSEGDVIGEIEVEGEGQSDDDSAEEPAEEKSEAPEEAASEPAEEPSKEASSAGGEEKEEELKVPDLGGADAVDVIEISVSAGDEVEEGDALIVVEGDKASMDVPSSASGTIVSISVKEGDKVSTGDVIGKIKTLSAGESGGGEAAPAKSKSAESKPADAPAPAAASEAEAPQEAPKRDPHLERDLTVSAEVYAGPAVRKLARELGVTLNKVKPTGPRNRVTKDDLHAYIKEQVKKAESGSVGVGGGIGIAPMPEIDFSQFGPVNVEPMSKIHKLTAANMSRNWLNVPHVTQFDDADITELEDFRKAMKAEAEKRGVKLTPVPFLLKAAAAALREVPSFNVSLHNDGEHIVKKDYVHIGMAVDTPKGLMVPVIRDVDKKGLYELAEEATAMAIAARDGKLKPRDMQGACFTISSLGAIGGTGFTPIVNAPEVGILGVSKLAIRPEWNGKEFEPRKMLPLALSYDHRAVNGGDAGRFLTYLAGVLADVRRLLL
- the aceE gene encoding pyruvate dehydrogenase (acetyl-transferring), homodimeric type — translated: MHEETDNQETQEWLDALQAVIRFSGKERAAFLLKQLSDRATNIGVQLPAAITTPYRNTIPPEAEKRMPGDLFMERRIRSLIRWNALAMVVRANSNSDSLGGHIASFSSAATLYDVGFNYFFRGNEGEERGDLIFFQGHSAPGIYARSYLEGRFDEEQLDNFRREVNGKGLSSYPHPWLMPEYWQFPTVSMGLGPIQAIYQAHIMRYLSARGLSPRGDRKVWAFLGDGECDEPETLGAISMAGRENLENLVFVVNCNLQRLDGPVRGNGKIVQELEGVFRGAGWNVIKVLWGRLWDPLLEKDDKGLLQKVMDETVDGEMQNFKANGGAYTREHFFGKYPELEEMVKDLSDDEIMKLNRGGHDPYKVYAAYAEAMASKGKPTVILAQTVKGYGLGAAGEAAMDTHNVKKMDTESLKRFRDRFAIPITDKEIEEVPYYRPAPDSPEMKYMAERRKSLGGPVPSRSTEVAKLEIPELDAFSALTKGSGDREISNTMAFVRALSVLVKDKKMGKNVAPIVPDEARTFGMEGLFRQLGIYSSQGQKYTPVDHGQIMYYKEDKKGQVLEEGINEAGAMSAWIALATAYSNHGVPMVPFYIYYSMFGFQRIGDLAWAAGDMQARGFLIGATAGRTTLNGEGLQHQDGHSLVLSGTIPNCKSYDPAFGFDLAVIIRHGLKEMYEEQKNLFYYVTIENENFVQPEMPQGVEEGIIRGIYKLDANSRKKGKGKAAKKHVQLIGAGSILREVQAAADLLADEFGVTSDVWNLTSATEAAREGQDVARWNMLHPTEEPRKAWVTEQFEGNEAPVVISTDYIRAYVEPLREFIDGDMIALGTDGFGRSDSREQLRRFFEVNRNYVAIAALSGLAKQGVIEASEVADAIKKLNIDPEKVNPRLV
- a CDS encoding class GN sortase, which translates into the protein MKVWRTLSYLLIGVGLWQLAASSWMLVKAELSQILIARAWSQQLTTGEQRKPWPWADTWPVASLQLGQEAPLMVLAGTSGQALAFGPGLHEASALPGDPRQAQQPRTTVIAAHRDTHFRGLGRLQPGMEVHLQEANGRWQRFRVRHTGVVDSRHSELPVFSERGLLLVTCYPFNALDAGGPLRFLVYAEYLGEADLVQL